In one Natronosalvus amylolyticus genomic region, the following are encoded:
- a CDS encoding FUN14 domain-containing protein, translating into MLDLDPTTLGLEFGGGAIIGGLMGFAAKKIAKLIAVIIGVQLVIFRYLESQGILFVDWDALSRGLISTSERADASFLESIISTLSVGAGFTAGFLIGFKRG; encoded by the coding sequence ATGTTAGATCTCGACCCAACAACCCTCGGCCTCGAGTTTGGTGGCGGGGCCATTATTGGAGGGCTAATGGGCTTTGCCGCCAAGAAAATCGCAAAACTCATCGCCGTTATCATCGGCGTCCAGCTCGTCATCTTTCGGTATCTCGAGTCACAGGGAATCCTCTTCGTCGACTGGGATGCCCTCTCGAGAGGGCTCATTAGCACGTCCGAGCGCGCCGACGCCAGTTTCCTCGAGTCGATTATCTCGACGCTCTCGGTCGGCGCAGGGTTTACTGCGGGC